GATCACTCACTTGCAGCAAACCAACCGCTTCAGCGTGCTGGACCGCGACAACATGGGCGAGATCCAGCAGGAAGCCGCGATCAAGGGCCAGTCCCAGCGCCTCAAGGGTGCTGACTTTGTGGTCACCGGTGATGTCACCGAGTTCGGCCGCAAAGAAACCGGCGACCACCAACTGTTCGGCATTCTCGGTCGCGCCAAGACCCAGGTGGCCTACGCCAAGGTCAACCTGAACATCGTCAATATCAGCACCTCCGAAGTGGTTTATTCGACTCAGGGCGCGGGCGAGTACGCCTTGTCCAACCGTGAAGTCATCGGCTTCGGCGGCACCGCTGCCTACGATTCGACCCTCAACGGCAAAGTGCTCGACCTGGCCATGCGCGAGGCGATCAATCGCCTGGTAGACGGGATGAACGCCGGGGCATGGAAACCGGGTAACTGATCAAGGTTGATGACAAGGAGCGGTAAAAGCATGTTCAAGACGTATGTGTCGTGGGCGCTGATGGCGTCGACATTGCTGGTCAGCGGCCTGTTGGCCGGTTGCGCCGGCCCGAAAACCCTTTACCAGTGGGAAAGCTACCAGCCGGAAGTTTACGAGTACTTCAAGGGTGAAGAACCCAAGGAAGCCCAGGCCGAAGCGCTGGAACGCGACCTGCAGAAGATCAAGTCCACCGGCAAGACGCCGCCGCCTGGCTACCACGCTCACCTGGGGCTGTTGTACCTGAGCATGGGCAAGGACGATCAGATGGTGCAGCAGTTCAGGACTGAGAAAACCCTGTTTCCCGAGTCGACGCCGTACATGGATTTTCTGCTTAAAAACGCCAAGACCGGAGACACCCAATGATCGCGCGTTCATTGAAACTGATGGCCGGGTTGCTGGCGCTGGCTGTGCTCGGTGGCTGCGTCAGCCCCAAGACCGTGGACTATTCGGCGTACAAGCAAGCCCGTCCGAAAACCATTCTGGTGCTGCCGCCGCTGAACAACTCGCCGGACGTCAAGGCGTCCTACAGCATGTTGTCGCAGGTCACGTACCCGTTGGCAGAAGCCGGTTACTACGTGCTGCCGATCACCCTGGTCGATGAGACATTCCGCCAGAATGGCCTGACCATACCGGCGGACATTCACCAGGCTCCGGCCAACAAGCTGCAGGAAATTTTCGGTGCCGATGCGGCGTTGTACATCACCGTGACGGACTACGGTACGCGCTACATGATCATCAGCAGCGAAACCGTGGTGACCGCCACCGCGAAACTGGTAGACCTCAAGAGCGGCACCACCCTGTGGACCGGCTCGGCCCGGGCTTCGAGCGAAGAGGGCGGCAACAACGGTGGCGGCGGCTTGGTTGGCATGCTGATTACGGCAGCGGTCAAGCAAGTGATCAACAGCGCCACCGACGCCGGTCACCCGATTGCCGGTGTGGCCAGTGCGCGCCTGCTGTCGGCCGGGCAACCGGCGGGCTTGCTGTACGGACCGCGTTCGCCGAAATACGGTACTGATTGAACCCGGTCTGTTTGAGATCGTTCCCACGCTCCGCGTGGGAATGCATCCCCGGACGCTCCGCGTCCGCTTTTGGGACGCAGAGCGGCCCTTGCTGCATTCCCACGCAGAGCGTAGGAACGATCAGTTAAGGGACGATCATTTGGTGACAGGCCAAAACCGCTCCCCACCCCCCGGCGCATCCGTCCACGCCTGCAACGACCGCGTCGGTAAATCGAAATAATCCCGGGTCCGCGCATAGCCATGCCCACCCATGCGCCCGATCGCATCCAGCCCCAGCTGATCGATGTACAAGGTTTTCGGGTCGATCAATTCGTCCCGCACATGCGCCATCAACACTTCCCCGAAGATAATTTCCCGCGACTGCCCGATGGACAGCGCCATCATCCGCCGACACTCCAACGCCACCGGCGCCTCGCCGATGCGCGGGCATTTGACCGTGGTGCCGGCAATCGCCGTCAGCCCCGCAGCCGTCAACTCATCGAAGCCGGGCGCGAAGGGCACCGCGCACACATTCATCGCCTCCACCAGCGCATCGCTGACGATGTTGACGGTGAATTCCTGATTGAGCTGGATGTTGCGGGTGGTGTCCTTGGGGCTTTGGTCGCCGTAGTTTTCCACGCCCAGCGCCAGGATCGGCGGGTCGGCGGACAGCGCATTGAAGAAACTGAACGGCGCGGCATTGATCCGGCCTTCGCCATCAATCGTGGTGACCAGCGCAATCGGCCGAGGCACCACGCTGCCGATCAGAATCTTGTATTTGTCCCGCGCACTCAATGTGCTGAAGTCGAAGCTTTGCATAGGCAGACATCTCTAAATAAGGGGATCGATAGCGCTCAACGGCGCGTCTGCGCTGTAGTCATCGGCGAACGGAATGGCCGGTTTGAACAGGGTTTTCCAGTCCGGTCGGCCCATGGCCCGGTCGCTGTGGCTGCGCATCAGTTTTTCGAATTGTTGTTGGGCCTGGCGTTGCAGAGCGGGGTAATCGATGCCCTGAACCTGGCCGTCTTGCATCACGCAGCGGCCGTCGATGTAACTGGCGATGCAGTCGTCACCGCGCCCGGCCAGCACCAGGTTTTTCAGCGGGTCGAACAACGGCCCCAGGTGCAGGCCGCGAAGGCTGAACACCGTGATGTCGGCCTTGGCCCCGGTTGCCAGGCGACCGAGATCATCGCGGCCCAAGGCTTTCGCACCGCCGAGGGTGGCGGCGTTGTACATATCCAGCGTGGAGGTCAACGCATCGCCGCCCTCCATCAAACGGGCGATGTTCAACCCCTGGCGCATGTTTTCCAGCAGATCCGCCGGCCAGGTGTCAGTGCCCAAGGCGAAGTTGATGCCCTTGGCCCGATAGCGCCCAAACGAATTCAGTGCCTCACCATCGCGAGCAAACACCACCGGGCAATGCACCAGGCTTGCGCCGCCATCCACCACCCGTTGCAGATCGTCATCGCCCGAGGTGTAGATGCCGTGGGGCAGCAGGCTTCGCGGGGTCAGCAGGTCCAGTTGCTGCAACCAGTGCAGCGGCGACACACCACGCAGTTGCTCGACCATCGCCACCTCGCCGAGCCCCTGGCAGCAATGCAAACGCATCGGCGCGCTCAATTCGCGACTCAGCGCAGCGGTGCGTTGCAGCAGCGCCGGGGTGCAGGTCTGGATGCGATCCGGCAACAAGGCGCCGCGAATCAAGCCTTGGTGCGCATCTTCGAAATCATGGAAAAACCGAACCGCCGCATCGAGTCCGGCCATTCCCCGGGCTTCATCCCAGTGATGCCCGAGGGTGCCATCGGCCCGCCAATAACTCATGCCGCTCATGTAGCAGGGGCCGAGGTAAGTGCGCAGCCCCAGTTCGGCCGCCACGCCGGCCACCGCTGCAAATTCGTCGTAGGTCTCGGCCCACTCGCGGTAGTACATCGAGGTGATTGGCAGGGCCGTGGTGATGCCGTTGCGGATCAACTGCGTGAAGGCGTAGCGGTATTTGAAGACTTCTTCATCAGGGTCGAAACTCTCGCGCGGACCGGCCGCCAGATAGTCCTCAGACCACATCCGGCCCATGTCGCGTTCATCGCCGTTGTCCAGCGTCAGCACCGTGGAATCCAGATCCCCGAGTGCGTCCAGATCGATGAAACCCGGGCCGATCAACGCATTGCCATAGTCGATCCACTGATCGACCGGCCCGGTAAAACCACGCCCGACAAACACAATGCGCGAACCTTCGAACACCACTTCGCCGTCGCGCCACAGCACATGCTGCGTGCCGTCGAAGCCGACCACGCAACTGGCCTTCAGACCGATGCATTTCACAAGCGGCTTTCCAGCAGCCGACCACCTGATGCGATCAACTCACCGCCGCGATAAACCTGCCGCACGGGTCGAGAAACCACGGCTTCGCCCAAAGTCTGTACCGGCATCAGCAGGAAGTCCGCCGCTTGGCCGATCTCCAATCCATACCGTTCACAACCCAGCGCCCGGGCACCGTTCACCGTCGCCGCTTCGAACGCTGCGGCCAGTTCATCGTCCTTGTTCAAGTCAAAGCGCAAGGCCAGCAGCATTGCCCGTTCCAGCATGTCGCCGTTGCCCATCGGCGACCACGCATCGCGAATGCCGTCCGAACCCAGGCAGACATTCACGCCTGTTTCACGCAACGCAAGGAAAGGCGGCACCGCGCAATCGGCCGGCGCCGAACTCATCAGCGAAATGCTCAACGCCGCCAAGCGTTCGGCCAGCGGTTTGACCTGGCTCCACGGCAACATCCCCAGGCAGTAAGCGTGACTGATCATCACCCGACCTTGCCGCCCGAAGCGCTCGGTGTAATCGGCGATCAACGCGATTTGCCACAGGCCCAGTTCACCTTTGTCATGCAGGTGAATGTCGACGCCACGGTCGAATTCGCTGGCCAGCTTGAACACGAAGTCGAGTTGCGCGACCGGGTCGTTGTCGATACCGCACGGGTCGAGGCCGCCGACGTTTTCCACGCCCAGCGCCATGGCTTCGCGCATCAGTTCGGCGGTGCCGGGGCGGCTGATCAGGCCGGTTTGCGGAAACACCACCAGTTGCAGGTCGATCAGGTCGCGGTAGATGTCGCGCAGTTGTTGCATGGCCTCGACATGGCGCAGGCCGAATTCCGGGTCGATGTCGACGTGGCAACGCATCGTCAGCGAGCCACGGGCGATGCAGTTTTCCAGCAACGCGCCGGCACGATGGGCGATGGGCGCGTCAACTTCACGCAGGACGCGGCGCTCGTTGGCGATGTAGTCCTTGAGGGTCGGGCCGGCGCTGTTCGGGCGCCAGGGTTGGCCCCACAGGGTTTTGTCGAGGTGGACGTGACTTTCCACCAGGGCAGGGGTGAGGAGCTGGTGTTGGCCGTCGATGTCGGTGGCGGCCAGCGCGGTGTTGGAGGCCGGGCGGCGTTGTTTGAACAGGCCGTTTTCCAGCAGCAGGTCTTCGGCTGTGGCGCCGTAGGGGCGCACGTTGCGTAGCCAGCGGGGTTGAGTCATTGCATACACCTCAAATTTGATGGTGGATTGGCCGGCGTCTTCGCGGGCAAGCCTCGCTCCTGCAAGGTTGCGCATTCCCCTGTAGGAACAAGGCTTGCCCGCCAAGGCCGCACCTCGGTCTAAAGCCAGGCACTCAGCCCTTGAGCTTCGACCAAACCCGATCCTGCAGCTCCCGCGCCTTGTTGCTGCACTCTTTCTCCGGCCGCAAGCGCGAGGCAAATTCGTCGGGCATGTTGATGGCGTCCATGACTTTCCACTTGGCGTCGAGCAGCTTGTCGCTCTGGATGCCGTTGGCGTAGGCAATGGAATTGGACACGGCGGCGGCGTTTTCCGGTTTCATCATCCAGTCGATGAAAATCTTCGCGTTACCGGGGTGCGGTGCGCTTTTCGGCACGGCGAAGTTGTCCTGGAACATCGCCAGGCCTTCGCGCGGATACACGTATTTGATGGTGCTCTTCTGCAAGGTGGCGCGTGCGGTCGAGCCGTTCCAGTTCTGCATCATGATCACTTCACCGGAGGCCATGCGGTCGACGGTGTTGTCCGAGCTGTACATCTTCAGGAACGGTTTCTGTTTTTGCAGCAGTTCGAGGATGCGCTTGGCGTCCTGCGGGTTTTCGCTGCATTCGTCGACGTTCAGGTAATGGCTGGCGGCGTTGATCACGCTGCTGGAAGTGTCGAGGGCGGCGAGTTGCCCTTGCAGTTCCTTGCGCGGTTCGAAGAACTCTTTCCACGAATCGTCGAGCTTGCCGCCGGGCACGCGCGCGCTGTCATAGGAGAACCCGGTGGTGCCCCACAAATACGGTGCGGAGAACTTGCGGCCGGGGTCGAATACCGGATCGCGGAATGCGGGTTTCACGTATTGAAAGTTGGGCAGGGTGGAGGCGTCGATTTCCAGCAGCAGGTTCTGGTTGATCAAGGTGCGCATGATCGACTGCGACGGCACGATCACGTCATACGCCGCGCCACCGGCCTGCAACTTGGCCAGCAAGGTTTCGTTGCTGTCGTAGCCGTCCATGGTGACCTTGATTCCGGTCTCCTTTTCGAACTTGGCCAGCAGGTCGACCGGGTAATAATCGGTCCAGTTGTAGAAAAACAGTTCCTTGGGTTCGGCGGCGTGCGCGCCGAACGCAGTGAGTGCAGTGAAGCAGCTTAGGGCCAGACCGGCGACAGCGGGACGCATGCTTTTTGTTTTCATTCGAGAACGCTCCAGGCTCATTGTTGTTTACCGCGCTGTCCCAGCCAGAAGGCCAGCACCACCAGCACGATGGAAATCAACAGCATCAGGGTCGAGATCGCATTGATCTCCGGTGTTACGCCGGCCTTGATTGCCGAGAAGATGTACACCGGCAAGGTGGTCGAACCCGGGCCGGCGACGAAGAAGGTCATGATGAAATCGTCGAGGCTGACCACGAACGCCAGCACCGAACCGGACAGCACTGCCGGCCACAACAGCGGAAGCGTCACCCGGCGGAACACCTGCCACGGGTTGGCGTACAAGTCGTTCGCCGCCTCCAGCAGGCTCTTGTCCAGATCATTCAGGCGTGCGCGGATCGGCAGGTACGCGAAGGGAATGCAGAAGCCGATGTGCGCGACGATCACCGTCAGCAAACCGAGCTTGATTCCCAGCGCCATGAACAGCAGCAGCGTGGCCACGGCGGTGACGATTTCCGGCAGGATCAGCGGCAGGTTGATCCCGCCCTCGACCATCTTCTGTCCATAGAA
This region of Pseudomonas mandelii genomic DNA includes:
- a CDS encoding CsgG/HfaB family protein produces the protein MISRMLVSAAAIALLGSMAGCATESSRALPVAKVESASVAYAGVRVPMAVGKFDNRSSYMRGIFSDGVDRLGGQAKTILITHLQQTNRFSVLDRDNMGEIQQEAAIKGQSQRLKGADFVVTGDVTEFGRKETGDHQLFGILGRAKTQVAYAKVNLNIVNISTSEVVYSTQGAGEYALSNREVIGFGGTAAYDSTLNGKVLDLAMREAINRLVDGMNAGAWKPGN
- a CDS encoding DUF4810 domain-containing protein, which gives rise to MASTLLVSGLLAGCAGPKTLYQWESYQPEVYEYFKGEEPKEAQAEALERDLQKIKSTGKTPPPGYHAHLGLLYLSMGKDDQMVQQFRTEKTLFPESTPYMDFLLKNAKTGDTQ
- a CDS encoding DUF799 domain-containing protein, whose product is MIARSLKLMAGLLALAVLGGCVSPKTVDYSAYKQARPKTILVLPPLNNSPDVKASYSMLSQVTYPLAEAGYYVLPITLVDETFRQNGLTIPADIHQAPANKLQEIFGADAALYITVTDYGTRYMIISSETVVTATAKLVDLKSGTTLWTGSARASSEEGGNNGGGGLVGMLITAAVKQVINSATDAGHPIAGVASARLLSAGQPAGLLYGPRSPKYGTD
- a CDS encoding flavin reductase family protein, yielding MQSFDFSTLSARDKYKILIGSVVPRPIALVTTIDGEGRINAAPFSFFNALSADPPILALGVENYGDQSPKDTTRNIQLNQEFTVNIVSDALVEAMNVCAVPFAPGFDELTAAGLTAIAGTTVKCPRIGEAPVALECRRMMALSIGQSREIIFGEVLMAHVRDELIDPKTLYIDQLGLDAIGRMGGHGYARTRDYFDLPTRSLQAWTDAPGGGERFWPVTK
- a CDS encoding amidohydrolase family protein codes for the protein MKCIGLKASCVVGFDGTQHVLWRDGEVVFEGSRIVFVGRGFTGPVDQWIDYGNALIGPGFIDLDALGDLDSTVLTLDNGDERDMGRMWSEDYLAAGPRESFDPDEEVFKYRYAFTQLIRNGITTALPITSMYYREWAETYDEFAAVAGVAAELGLRTYLGPCYMSGMSYWRADGTLGHHWDEARGMAGLDAAVRFFHDFEDAHQGLIRGALLPDRIQTCTPALLQRTAALSRELSAPMRLHCCQGLGEVAMVEQLRGVSPLHWLQQLDLLTPRSLLPHGIYTSGDDDLQRVVDGGASLVHCPVVFARDGEALNSFGRYRAKGINFALGTDTWPADLLENMRQGLNIARLMEGGDALTSTLDMYNAATLGGAKALGRDDLGRLATGAKADITVFSLRGLHLGPLFDPLKNLVLAGRGDDCIASYIDGRCVMQDGQVQGIDYPALQRQAQQQFEKLMRSHSDRAMGRPDWKTLFKPAIPFADDYSADAPLSAIDPLI
- a CDS encoding amidohydrolase family protein, yielding MTQPRWLRNVRPYGATAEDLLLENGLFKQRRPASNTALAATDIDGQHQLLTPALVESHVHLDKTLWGQPWRPNSAGPTLKDYIANERRVLREVDAPIAHRAGALLENCIARGSLTMRCHVDIDPEFGLRHVEAMQQLRDIYRDLIDLQLVVFPQTGLISRPGTAELMREAMALGVENVGGLDPCGIDNDPVAQLDFVFKLASEFDRGVDIHLHDKGELGLWQIALIADYTERFGRQGRVMISHAYCLGMLPWSQVKPLAERLAALSISLMSSAPADCAVPPFLALRETGVNVCLGSDGIRDAWSPMGNGDMLERAMLLALRFDLNKDDELAAAFEAATVNGARALGCERYGLEIGQAADFLLMPVQTLGEAVVSRPVRQVYRGGELIASGGRLLESRL
- a CDS encoding extracellular solute-binding protein encodes the protein MKTKSMRPAVAGLALSCFTALTAFGAHAAEPKELFFYNWTDYYPVDLLAKFEKETGIKVTMDGYDSNETLLAKLQAGGAAYDVIVPSQSIMRTLINQNLLLEIDASTLPNFQYVKPAFRDPVFDPGRKFSAPYLWGTTGFSYDSARVPGGKLDDSWKEFFEPRKELQGQLAALDTSSSVINAASHYLNVDECSENPQDAKRILELLQKQKPFLKMYSSDNTVDRMASGEVIMMQNWNGSTARATLQKSTIKYVYPREGLAMFQDNFAVPKSAPHPGNAKIFIDWMMKPENAAAVSNSIAYANGIQSDKLLDAKWKVMDAINMPDEFASRLRPEKECSNKARELQDRVWSKLKG
- a CDS encoding ABC transporter permease; translation: MIALHLKKLPLTREVSLLILAYLYVPIFVLIAYSFNANRSATVWTEFSFAWYGRILANPSIQTAALNSIIVASIATVCATAIALLAALATYRPFYGQKMVEGGINLPLILPEIVTAVATLLLFMALGIKLGLLTVIVAHIGFCIPFAYLPIRARLNDLDKSLLEAANDLYANPWQVFRRVTLPLLWPAVLSGSVLAFVVSLDDFIMTFFVAGPGSTTLPVYIFSAIKAGVTPEINAISTLMLLISIVLVVLAFWLGQRGKQQ